One Bradyrhizobium zhanjiangense DNA segment encodes these proteins:
- the fsrB gene encoding siderophore utilization protein FsrB, translating to MRAIFGRLHRWAGLLTAGFLFFSGITGAIISWDHEIDDVLNSHLFDVSSKGPAIPSIELAKTIEQRDPRARVVYLFMTPEEGHSLWFFVMPRIDPATGKRYALDYNQVFLDPNTGAELGRRYWGAVWPVTRENFVSFLYKLHYTMHIPEFWGSDRWGMRVLGVIAIIWTIDCFVGFYLTLPARRRAKAARAPEVTRRLERGFWARWAPAWTIKTSGSAYRINFDIHRAFSLWTWGVLFVIAFTAFSLNLYFEVFSPLMKMVSNYTPTPYEQRPYRDLDNPIEPKVSFADIAARAAADGKGRGWTTPVGAISYGPAHGVYAAAFFHPGDDHGAGGVGPAQLYYDSEDGRPIGERLPWVGTAADIFVQAQFPLHSGRIVGLFGRILISIMGLIVAALSVTGVVIWWRKRRARVRVRETAAMRLGRQQLTPAE from the coding sequence ATGAGAGCGATATTCGGACGGCTGCATCGCTGGGCGGGACTGCTGACCGCCGGCTTCCTGTTCTTCTCCGGCATCACCGGGGCGATCATCTCTTGGGATCACGAGATCGACGACGTCCTGAACAGCCATTTGTTCGACGTCAGCAGTAAGGGTCCGGCGATTCCCTCGATCGAGCTCGCGAAGACGATCGAGCAGCGCGATCCGCGCGCACGCGTCGTCTATCTCTTCATGACGCCGGAGGAGGGCCACTCGCTGTGGTTCTTCGTCATGCCGCGGATCGATCCCGCAACCGGCAAGCGGTACGCCCTCGACTACAATCAAGTCTTCCTCGATCCCAACACCGGCGCGGAGCTCGGCCGGCGCTATTGGGGCGCGGTGTGGCCGGTGACGAGAGAAAACTTTGTCTCGTTCCTCTACAAGCTGCACTACACCATGCACATCCCGGAATTCTGGGGCAGCGACCGCTGGGGCATGCGCGTGCTCGGCGTGATCGCCATCATCTGGACCATCGATTGCTTCGTCGGCTTCTATCTGACGCTGCCCGCACGCCGGCGCGCCAAGGCGGCGCGGGCGCCTGAAGTCACGCGCCGGCTCGAGCGCGGTTTCTGGGCGCGGTGGGCGCCGGCCTGGACCATCAAGACCTCGGGCAGTGCCTACCGGATCAATTTCGACATCCATCGTGCCTTCAGCCTGTGGACCTGGGGCGTGCTGTTCGTCATCGCCTTCACGGCGTTCTCGCTGAACCTCTATTTCGAGGTGTTCTCGCCGCTGATGAAGATGGTCTCGAACTACACCCCGACGCCCTATGAGCAGCGGCCCTATCGCGATCTCGACAACCCCATCGAGCCCAAGGTCAGCTTTGCCGACATCGCGGCGCGCGCGGCGGCCGACGGCAAGGGGCGAGGGTGGACCACCCCGGTCGGCGCGATCAGCTACGGCCCGGCCCATGGCGTCTATGCCGCCGCCTTCTTTCATCCCGGCGACGACCACGGCGCCGGCGGCGTCGGCCCGGCGCAGCTCTATTACGACAGCGAGGACGGCCGTCCCATCGGCGAGCGCCTGCCCTGGGTCGGCACCGCCGCCGACATCTTCGTGCAGGCGCAATTCCCGCTGCATTCGGGCCGCATCGTCGGGCTGTTCGGCCGCATCCTGATCTCGATCATGGGCCTCATCGTGGCGGCTCTCTCGGTCACTGGCGTCGTGATCTGGTGGCGCAAGCGCCGCGCCCGCGTCCGCGTGCGCGAGACCGCGGCGATGCGCCTCGGCCGGCAGCAACTCACGCCGGCAGAGTAG
- a CDS encoding TonB-dependent siderophore receptor — MRGFVATRSGTATKTDTPLIETPQSVSVVTTDQVRNQGAVSIGEALRYTAGVSGDVNGGSDTRFGALQIRGFDTTMSGLYVDGLRIPSSSYVHFNGLDPYGAERIEILKGPSSAMYGGSGTGGILNYVTKLPTAQQFGEVSISGGSFNRYQGQFDMGGSANKEGTVLWRLTGVVRDGETQVDFTKDNRVFIAPAVTFKPNEDTTITLLANYQRDRAGWGLQFLPASGTVWPNNGRTIPVSFFAGVPSFNAFNTEIATAGYQLSHDFTDNITFRQNLRYAYQHNEEKTFYGTGYTDEAAGQLGRFGSYSNSYINSFAVDNQLQGKFTTGIFNHTTLVGIDYRNTAFRDTAFSVTTSSPEINVFNPVYSYDWTIGAMNDNTGVKQSQLGLYAQDQIKLGRLSFQLGGRQDFVTTQLDSGISNTSVSKDASAFTGRAAVMYNFDNGIAPYFSYSESFLPVLATGPGGQMLNPETGVQYEVGVKYQPLGWNALFTFAAFDLTRDNVAVYVPAMTFYEQIGQVKSRGIELEGTMSLADGWNLRAAYAYVDAMVTQDPVNVGKAPVTVPLNRASLWSDYTLQNGPLAGLQFGGGIRYVGATWGDDANTFKVGSSTVLDALLAYTRDNWRLSLNVTNLADTRYVAACYGLSGCMYAEGRKAIGKLTYRW; from the coding sequence GTGGTCACCACCGACCAGGTCAGGAACCAGGGCGCGGTCTCGATCGGCGAGGCGCTGCGCTACACGGCCGGCGTCAGCGGCGACGTCAATGGCGGCTCGGACACTCGCTTCGGCGCCCTTCAGATCCGCGGCTTCGACACGACCATGTCGGGCCTCTACGTTGACGGCTTGCGGATTCCGTCCAGCAGCTACGTGCACTTCAACGGGCTCGATCCTTACGGGGCCGAGCGTATCGAGATACTCAAGGGCCCGTCCTCGGCGATGTATGGCGGCAGCGGCACCGGCGGCATCCTCAACTACGTGACAAAACTGCCGACGGCGCAGCAGTTCGGCGAGGTCTCGATCTCCGGCGGCAGCTTCAACCGCTATCAGGGCCAGTTCGACATGGGCGGGTCCGCCAACAAGGAAGGCACAGTGCTGTGGCGCCTCACCGGCGTGGTGCGCGACGGCGAGACTCAGGTCGACTTCACCAAAGACAACCGCGTCTTCATCGCGCCCGCCGTCACCTTCAAGCCGAACGAGGACACCACCATCACCTTGCTCGCCAACTACCAGCGCGACAGGGCAGGGTGGGGCCTCCAGTTCCTGCCGGCCTCGGGCACGGTGTGGCCGAACAACGGCCGCACCATTCCGGTTTCCTTCTTCGCGGGCGTGCCGAGCTTCAACGCGTTCAACACCGAGATCGCGACCGCCGGCTACCAGCTCTCGCACGATTTCACCGACAACATCACGTTCCGGCAGAACCTGCGCTATGCCTATCAGCACAACGAGGAAAAGACCTTCTACGGCACGGGGTATACCGACGAGGCGGCAGGGCAGCTGGGGCGTTTCGGCAGCTACAGCAACTCGTACATCAACTCGTTCGCGGTGGACAACCAGCTCCAGGGCAAGTTCACCACGGGCATCTTCAACCACACCACGCTGGTCGGGATCGACTATCGCAACACTGCGTTTCGCGACACCGCCTTTAGCGTTACGACGTCATCGCCGGAGATCAACGTGTTCAACCCGGTCTACAGCTACGACTGGACCATCGGCGCGATGAACGACAACACCGGCGTGAAGCAGTCGCAGCTCGGCCTCTATGCGCAGGACCAGATCAAGCTCGGCCGGCTGTCGTTCCAGCTCGGCGGCCGCCAGGATTTCGTGACGACGCAGCTCGACAGCGGCATCTCCAATACGTCTGTCTCGAAGGATGCCTCGGCGTTCACCGGTCGCGCCGCCGTGATGTACAATTTCGACAACGGCATCGCGCCCTATTTCAGCTACTCGGAATCTTTCCTGCCGGTGCTCGCCACGGGACCGGGCGGCCAGATGCTCAATCCCGAGACCGGCGTGCAGTACGAGGTCGGCGTCAAGTACCAGCCGCTCGGCTGGAATGCGCTGTTCACCTTCGCCGCCTTCGACCTAACGCGCGACAACGTCGCTGTGTACGTACCTGCAATGACTTTTTACGAACAGATCGGGCAGGTGAAGTCGCGCGGCATCGAGCTCGAAGGCACGATGTCGCTCGCCGACGGCTGGAATCTGCGCGCGGCCTATGCCTATGTCGATGCCATGGTCACGCAGGATCCGGTGAATGTCGGCAAGGCGCCGGTCACCGTGCCGCTCAACCGCGCCTCGCTGTGGAGCGACTACACGCTCCAGAACGGACCGCTCGCAGGCTTGCAGTTCGGCGGCGGCATCCGTTACGTCGGCGCGACCTGGGGTGATGATGCCAACACCTTCAAGGTGGGATCCTCGACCGTGCTGGATGCGCTTTTGGCCTACACCAGGGACAATTGGCGCCTGTCGCTGAACGTCACCAACCTCGCCGACACACGCTACGTCGCCGCCTGCTACGGCCTGTCGGGCTGCATGTATGCCGAGGGACGCAAGGCGATCGGCAAGCTGACCTACCGCTGGTGA